Proteins encoded by one window of Haematobia irritans isolate KBUSLIRL chromosome 2, ASM5000362v1, whole genome shotgun sequence:
- the LOC142225226 gene encoding uncharacterized protein LOC142225226, giving the protein MTRDDNDASEEASGADLSSLKQQRSSMKRNISNMHKKVEKDGAKVDSTILECRLQILESYFKQLCHIQTQIETLSPADTSRSDLEELFITAKAKILGLLNKSRSSIPGDTTLMNASIAGISTQSRLPSLKLPRFDGKYGEYKRFISTFNNMVHENQTITPIDKFNYLLNCLSGPALAVVEAFQVSEENYPKALTRLQERYDNKVLIFLEHINTLFDIPKMAKGDSSSLRNIIDTVSAVRGSLLSLGSEADVMNAILVHLVLNKVDADTKQNYDEKQEYKSLPSWDCCYDVLSLRCQFLESHGKRTEFGEKAKLVKPKQNFNRTAHTFVNSNPNCVYCNSTDHYLQTCSSFSAIAVPDRFNFVKRGGLCINCLRKGHMVSKCPSKSRCRVCNSTHHSVLHIFSPDNSGQSTISNTTTVQPSTSNQNPVSLVARSCKRAIIPTAVVLIKDYCGTFQPVRALLDSGSELNFISEETAKRLRLKFRPYSQEVSGIGEVRTRIKFTVSATIKSRISSFQWSSTFAVTPTIASVQPGEYIYTSNWKIPTDIPLADPLFFKPQHIDILLSAEVFFDLLLDGRISLGYGMPNLTNTVFGYIVGGIASTGQARSNFTCNLMVNSLEVNLDKTLKKFWEVEEYEKNPNMLSEEEAACENHFVENVKLDFDGRVVVRLPFKENPKCLGDSFEAARKRFLSLERRLDRDLQLKSMYKEFMDEYLSLSHMSLYNQPLCGTYYIIPHHCVLRPQSTTTKIRVVFDASSRSSSNKSLNDILMVGPTIQQDLITTLFSFRLHKYAFTADISKMYRQFRIDENDRKYQLILWRNQKDEHLKVYQLNTVTYGLSAAPFLAIRSLLFIADKYSHSHPCGSEVLRNDLYVDDVLTGADDLATLAQKKNELVKILSFHGLELAKWNSNNIMFGSNQDAEITIKTSEDEVAKALGMSWKPKEDVFTYRFELPDVMNPTKRSVLSIVSKIYDLLGLLSPIVIRCKILLQEMWVQNIGWDDPLTEYLKSLWLQIKSDLNYIHKVEVPRYVLTSNDTLGEIHGFADASQRAYGCCIYYRVCLKGEYKTTLLIAKSKVAPIKAQSLPRLELCAAVLLNNTWLKIQPKISSFVSSIYFWTDSKIVLQWLKLHSSTLNCFVANRISELQEKTRNVSWRHVPSKSNPADVVSRGCSAEEISNTIWFSGPSFLEEDITKWPGTEEQLNIEILERRKAAVFVANSSEVNIIDDLLDKHSSYIKFIRIIAYIFRIFNRCPAKKDLNISDVIHLSPDELEEGFWRIVAHIQMWCFGADIKSLSNGGLVNPSLQKLSPFVHEMTLGATTVKILRVGGRLSQAPIPYDARFPALLPKDHRFVKLYIEHVHRSHLHAGAKVLLGLLRQKIWIVNARDVVRKVVRNCVHCFHYKPKLMEQLMGNLPSDRLRAQRPFLIAGVDFCGPFMTSYRIRGKVPYKTYIAVFVCFTSKAVHLELVSDLSTNNFILCLKRFVGRRGIPQKLYCDNATNFVGARNQIKELKESLFRDDVVHDMKSLCCQLGFEFCFIPPRAPHFGGLWEAAVKSTKTLLIKNVGKAYLTFEELQTVIIDVEAILNSRPIAPISNDPNDGEALTPGHLLIGSSLVAVPDKHIDSSQSSLLSRWQRVSFLKQKFWQMWSRDYMLSLQQRSKWFKDNNNIKEGQLVLIHEDNTPPQQWLLARVTKPILGRDGKVRVVELKTKSGICTRPIHKVAPLPNNEEV; this is encoded by the coding sequence ATGACGAGAGACGATAATGATGCTTCTGAAGAAGCAAGTGGTGCTGATTTGTCTTCTCTTAAACAGCAACGTAGCTCTATGAAGAGGAATATCAGCAACATGCATAAAAAGGTAGAAAAAGATGGTGCAAAAGTAGATTCCACTATTTTAGAGTGTCGTTTGCAAATTTTGGAATCATACTTCAAACAGTTGTGCCACATCCAAACTCAAATAGAAACACTTAGTCCGGCTGACACATCGAGGAGtgatttggaagaacttttcataACAGCAAAGGCAAAAATATTGGGCCTTCTGAACAAAAGTCGTAGTTCTATACCTGGTGATACTACTTTGATGAATGCTTCAATTGCCGGAATTTCAACACAATCTCGTTTGCCTTCGTTGAAATTGCCTCGTTTTGAtggaaaatatggcgagtataaaagatttatttcgacATTTAACAACATGGTCCATGAAAATCAAACTATTACCCCAATTgataaattcaattatttattgaacTGTCTCAGTGGTCCCGCTTTGGCAGTTGTTGAAGCTTTTCAAGTGTCAGAGGAAAACTACCCGAAAGCACTAACACGGCTCCAGGAACGTTATGACAATAAGGTATTGATTTTTTTGGAACATATCAACACTCTTTTCGATATTCCGAAAATGGCAAAAGGTGATAGCTCATCATTGCGGAATATTATTGACACTGTTTCGGCTGTTCGTGGTTCTTTGTTGTCGCTTGGGTCTGAAGCAGATGTTATGAACGCAATTTTAGTACATTTGGTTTTGAATAAAGTGGATGCAGATACGAAACAGAATTATGATGAAAAACAAGAATATAAATCGTTGCCCTCTTGGGATTGTTGCTATGATGTTTTGAGTCTTCGTTGTCAATTTCTCGAAAGTCATGGAAAAAGGACAGAATTTGGTGAAAAAGCAAAACTTGTCAAGcccaagcaaaattttaatcgcaCTGCCCATACTTTCGTCAATTCAAATCCAAATTGTGTATATTGTAATTCAACTGATCATTATCTGCAAACTTGTTCTTCGTTTTCGGCAATAGCAGTTCCCGatcgttttaattttgtaaaacgcGGTGGCCTGTGCATTAATTGTCTGCGAAAGGGGCATATGGTTTCAAAATGTCCATCAAAATCACGTTGCAGAGTTTGTAATTCAACTCACCACTCAGTGTTGCACATTTTTAGTCCAGACAACTCGGGACAGTCAACCATTTCGAATACTACTACAGTGCAACCTTCAACTAGTAATCAAAATCCAGTTTCGCTTGTGGCTCGCTCATGTAAAAGGGCAATCATTCCGACTGCTGTGGTTCTCATCAAAGATTATTGTGGAACTTTTCAACCGGTAAGAGCTTTACTTGATTCCGGCTCCGAACTCAATTTCATTTCAGAAGAAACTGCAAAAAGGCTTCGGCTTAAATTTCGACCATATTCACAAGAAGTTTCGGGAATCGGAGAAGTTAGAACCAGAATTAAATTTACCGTGTCCGCTACAATAAAATCAAGAATTAGTTCGTTCCAGTGGTCCTCAACTTTTGCTGTTACCCCAACAATTGCATCCGTGCAGCCCGGTGAGTACATATATACTTCAAATTGGAAAATTCCCACCGATATACCGTTAGCGGacccattgtttttcaaaccgcaACATATTGACATTCTTTTgagtgctgaagtattttttgatttattacttGATGGTCGAATTTCTCTTGGATATGGTATGCCAAACCTTACCAATACTGTTTTTGGATACATTGTTGGTGGTATCGCAAGTACTGGTCAAGCGAGATCAAATTTTACATGCAATTTGATGGTCAATTCGTTAGAAGTGAATCTTGATaaaactctaaaaaaattttgggaagtaGAAGAATACGAAAAGAATCCCAATATGTTGTCCGAAGAAGAAGCAGCATGTGAAAATCACTTTGTTGAAAATgttaaattagattttgatgGAAGAGTTGTGGTCCGCTTGCCATTTAAAGAAAATCCCAAATGTCTTGGCGATTCGTTCGAAGCTGCTCGAAAACGTTTTTTGTCCCTGGAAAGACGTTTGGATCGTGATCTACAATTGAAATCAATGTACAAAGAATTCATGGATGAGTACTTGTCGCTGAGCCATATGTCGCTCTATAATCAACCGTTATGTGGTACCTATTACATAATACCACATCATTGTGTTTTGAGACCACAAAGTACTACAACAAAAATTAGAGTTGTATTTGATGCATCTTCTCGTAGTTCGTCAAATAAATCATTGAACGATATTTTGATGGTTGGACCAACAATACAACAAGACCTGATCACCACACTATTTTCGTTTCGTTTACACAAGTATGCTTTTACTGCTGATATTTCTAAAATGTATCGACAATTTCGAATAGATGAAAATGATAGAAAATATCAACTCATATTGTGGAGAAATCAAAAAGATGAACATTTAAAGGTATATCAACTGAATACTGTTACCTACGGTTTATCTGCCGCCCCATTTTTGGCGATTCGTAGTTTGTTGTTCATTGCAGATAAATATTCGCACTCGCATCCTTGTGGTTCGGAAGTTTTGCGCAACGATTTATACGTGGATGATGTACTCACCGGAGCTGACGACCTTGCAACGCTGGCTCAAAAGAAAAACGAGCTAGTAAAAATATTAAGTTTCCATGGCCTTGAATTAGCAAAATGGAACAGCAACAACATTATGTTTGGTTCAAATCAAGATGCAGAAATCACCATTAAAACAAGTGAAGATGAAGTGGCAAAGGCCTTGGGTATGTCTTGGAAACCCAAGGAGGACGTTTTTACTTATCGATTCGAGTTACCAGATGTGATGAATCCTACAAAAAGATCTGTTTTgtcaattgtatcaaaaatctaTGACCTGCTTGGACTATTGAGCCCCATTGTCATTCGATGCAAAATACTTCTTCAAGAAATGTGGGTGCAAAACATTGGATGGGATGACCCATTAACTGAATATCTTAAATCATTATGGCTCCAAATTAAATCGGATTTAAATTACATACATAAAGTTGAAGTCCCCAGGTATGTTTTAACCTCAAATGATACTCTTGGAGAAATTCACGGATTTGCTGACGCCTCGCAACGAGCATATGGTTGTTGTATTTACTATCGAGTTTGTCTTAAGGGAGAATACAAAACGACCCttttaattgcaaaatccaAAGTGGCCCCAATTAAGGCACAATCACTACCACGGCTCGAATTGTGCGCAGCAGTATTGCTGAATAACACATGGCTCAAAATACaaccaaaaatttcaagttttgtcTCATCGATATATTTTTGGACTGATTCCAAAATCGTACTACAATGGCTTAAATTACATTCGTCGACGTTGAATTGTTTTGTGGCAAATCGTATTTCTGAACTACAGGAGAAAACAAGAAATGTTAGCTGGAGACACGTCCCTTCGAAGAGTAACCCTGCTGATGTGGTTTCGCGTGGATGTAGCGCGGAGGAAATTTCTAATACCATTTGGTTTAGTGGCCCTTCGTTTTTGGAAGAAGATATTACAAAATGGCCCGGAACTGAAGAACAATTGAACATCGAAATTCTCGAACGTAGAAAGGCAGCTGTTTTTGTGGCAAATTCATCAGAAGTCAACATCATAGATGACCTTCTCGATAAGCATTCttcctatattaaatttattagaaTAATTGCTTATATTTTTCGTATATTCAACAGATGTCCTGCTAAGAAAGATTTGAATATTTCTGATGTAATTCATTTGTCCCCAGATGAATTAGAAGAAGGTTTTTGGAGAATTGTGGCTCACATCCAGATGTGGTGTTTTGGTGCCGATATCAAATCACTGAGTAATGGTGGTCTGGTAAACCCATCGCTTCAAAAACTTTCACCATTTGTACATGAGATGACACTTGGAGCAACCACAGTCAAAATTCTTCGTGTTGGTGGTCGTTTGTCCCAAGCGCCCATTCCATATGATGCAAGATTTCCAGCACTATTACCAAAAGACCATCGCTTCGTTAAATTGTATATTGAGCATGTTCATCGCTCACATTTACACGCTGGAGCAAAAGTGTTGTTGGGACTATTGCGCCAGAAAATATGGATTGTAAACGCCAGAGATGTTGTACGCAAAGTTGTTCGCAATTGCGTTCATTGTTTTCATTACAAACCGAAATTGATGGAACAGTTGATGGGAAATTTGCCATCAGATCGACTTCGAGCTCAACGCCCATTTTTGATTGCTGGTGTTGATTTTTGTGGTCCATTCATGACGTCGTACCGTATCCGAGGAAAAGTGCCTTATAAAACATACATAGCTGTATTTGTGTGTTTCACTTCCAAGGCAGTTCATTTAGAACTAGTTTCGGACCTATCGACAAACAATTTCATCTTGTGTCTCAAAAGATTTGTTGGAAGACGTGGCATACCCCAAAAGTTGTATTGCGACAACGCCACTAATTTCGTTGGAGCACGTAACCAAATCaaagaattaaaagaaagtcTTTTTCGAGATGATGTGGTCCACGACATGAAATCACTTTGTTGTCAACTTGGTttcgaattttgttttatacctCCCCGTGCCCCACATTTTGGCGGACTGTGGGAAGCAGCCGTCAAATCTACAAAAACGCTACTTATAAAGAACGTTGGCAAAGCATATCTTACTTTCGAAGAGCTACAAACAGTCATAATTGACGTTGAGGCAATTTTAAATTCGCGCCCCATCGCTCCAATATCAAACGATCCCAATGATGGTGAAGCCCTAACGCCTGGTCATCTGCTTATTGGTTCTTCATTGGTTGCAGTTCCCGATAAACATATCGATTCATCCCAATCATCATTATTGTCTCGGTGGCAAAGGGTctcatttttgaaacaaaaattttggcaaatgtggTCCCGAGATTATATGCTATCTTTACAACAAAGGTCAAAGTGGTTCAAAGACAATAACAACATAAAAGAAGGGCAACTAGTTCTAATACATGAAGACAACACTCCGCCACAACAATGGTTACTAGCTCGTGTTACAAAACCTATTCTAGGCCGTGATGGAAAGGTTCGTGTGGTTGAACTGAAAACTAAATCTGGAATTTGTACTCGGCCAATTCACAAAGTGGCTCCCCTACCAAATAATGAAGAGGTTTGA